GCTCGTCCATTTCGCCGCCTGGGCCGCCCGCGAGGACAAGCTCTTCACCTCGCACCTCAAGGCCTACAGCTGGATGAGCGGCGCCCTCGCGACCGACCCGACGACCGAGCCGCACAACCTCGCCGCGCTCGACGAGATCCTCCGCATCGGCGAGCGGAGCGGCGCGCGCGTCCAGGTGAGCCACCTCATCTTCGTCGGCCGGCAGACCTGGCCGAGCTACCCCAAAGCGCTGGCGCGCATCGACGAGGCGCGCGCCCGCGGCCTCGACGTCGCCTTCGACGCGTTTCCGTACACGGCCGGCAACACGACCGCGAGCGTCATCTTCCCCGCGCACGTCGTGCCGCGCCTCGAGCAGGTTCTCGCCGACCCCGACGAGCTCGCGAGCCTGCGAAGCTTCGCCATGTTCGCGTTCGAAGCACTCGGCTTCGGACTCCCCGACATCCAGATCATGCGCGCCAACGCGCCCGCGCTGAACCAGTACGACGGTCTCCGCGTGACCGAGGCGGCGGCGCGCGCCGGCATGGAGCCCTTCGACTTCTACTGCCGCCTCGTCCTCGAGAGCAGCCGCCAGGCCCGCGTCCTCATCCACACCTACAGCGGCGACCGCGGCGAGGAGGAAGCGCTTCGCGCCGTGCTCGCCCACCCGCTGTGCCTGATCGAGACCGACACCTTCGTCACGCGCGAGGGACACCAGAACCCTGCGAGCTACGGCACCTTCCCGCGCGCACTCAGCACCTACGTGAAGGAGGGACTCTTTTCGCTCGAGGAGGCGGTGCGGAAGATGACGGGCGCCGCCGCCGAGCGCCTCGGCTGGAAGGACCGCGGCTGGGTTCGCCCCGCATAC
This genomic window from Deltaproteobacteria bacterium contains:
- a CDS encoding amidohydrolase family protein gives rise to the protein MDCDLKLSGGAVIDGSGAPARRADVAIHRDRITAVGDLADLAAARTIDCTGKTVTPGFIDIHSHSDWLVPGADHGTLVEPFVRQGMTTLVGGNCGFSPAPITEHNRGAALDASRLIADEAIALRWQSMGEFLDGLERGGVSLNCAELVGHGTVRAAVTGALNPAPPTRDELRAMERFVRDALDVGCVGVSTGLGYPPGIFAHEDELVHFAAWAAREDKLFTSHLKAYSWMSGALATDPTTEPHNLAALDEILRIGERSGARVQVSHLIFVGRQTWPSYPKALARIDEARARGLDVAFDAFPYTAGNTTASVIFPAHVVPRLEQVLADPDELASLRSFAMFAFEALGFGLPDIQIMRANAPALNQYDGLRVTEAAARAGMEPFDFYCRLVLESSRQARVLIHTYSGDRGEEEALRAVLAHPLCLIETDTFVTREGHQNPASYGTFPRALSTYVKEGLFSLEEAVRKMTGAAAERLGWKDRGWVRPAYAADLVVLDAATLRDTATFEEPARFPLGIERVFINGRAVIEDGRYDAAARAGRVVRG